A DNA window from Ranitomeya imitator isolate aRanImi1 chromosome 2, aRanImi1.pri, whole genome shotgun sequence contains the following coding sequences:
- the TMEM17 gene encoding transmembrane protein 17 has translation MALPGPVRRQLDSMTRSIFHDVRRTVPNKSEVTGSSEVDIVSSLPLQMSLYFNTFYFPFWWICDVLTLQLKYVLLPDHYKFILVTLLILMSVIEVIRLYLGYSGNLQEKVPELAGFWLLSILLQLPLLLFLLCDPGVEPLPLERASHGILAAFLVFQIPISSLTLRKTTRRLAGRFHQLGNLGERA, from the exons ATGGCGCTGCCCGGGCCCGTCCGTCGGCAGTTAGACTCTATGACACGCAGCATTTTTCATGATGTGAGGAGAACGGTGCCAAACAAGAGCGAAGTGACTGGCAGCAGCG AGGTCGACATTGTCTCTAGCTTGCCGCTCCAGATGTCGCTCTACTTCAACACATTTTATTTCCCCTTCTGGTGGATCTGCGATGTTTTAACACTTCAATTAAAG tACGTTCTCCTTCCCGATCACTACAAATTCATCCTAGTGACTCTTCTGATCCTGATGTCTGTGATCGAAGTAATTCGGCTATACCTTGGATACAGTGGAAACCTGCAAGAAAAG GTCCCTGAACTAGCTGGATTTTGGCTGCTCAGCATCCTTTTACAGTTGCCACTGCTACTTTTTCTTTTATGTGATCCTGGCGTTGAACCATTGCCACTTGAACGAGCGTCACATGGAATACTTGCAGCATTTTTGGTCTTTCAGATACCTATATCGTCACTTACTCTACGGAAGACtaccagacgtcttgctgggagatTTCACCAGCTCGGAAACTTGGGAGAACGTGCATAA